One window of uncultured Methanoregula sp. genomic DNA carries:
- a CDS encoding HD domain-containing protein, producing MSHLADFLAADPVRRLLVIKTAADHASRAHKGQLRKDRRTPYITHPARVAGLVGTFNGSHAAIISAWLHDVYEDCSPEWILKTGKLIDEFPLPADDRKDIAAIVDAMTKKNTIAGKAARLSDSLDRILDGPPEATLVKLCDRIDNLLDSADRNGRFTKRYLASTDEVIDKLSVRASLYGYDKALDILVQIRHANLKKL from the coding sequence ATGAGTCACCTGGCAGACTTCCTGGCTGCGGATCCGGTCCGCCGGCTCCTGGTCATCAAGACTGCTGCCGATCATGCCTCCCGCGCCCACAAGGGGCAGCTGCGCAAGGACCGGAGAACGCCCTACATCACCCACCCGGCCCGGGTTGCCGGGCTTGTCGGGACGTTCAACGGGTCGCATGCAGCCATCATCTCTGCCTGGCTCCACGATGTTTACGAGGACTGCTCCCCGGAATGGATCCTGAAGACCGGCAAGCTGATTGACGAGTTCCCGCTTCCTGCCGATGATAGGAAGGATATTGCGGCAATCGTTGACGCCATGACCAAGAAGAACACCATTGCGGGAAAGGCGGCCCGGCTCTCTGACAGCCTTGACCGCATCCTGGATGGCCCCCCGGAGGCAACGCTTGTCAAGCTCTGCGACCGGATCGATAACCTTCTCGATTCCGCTGACCGGAATGGCAGGTTCACGAAGCGTTACCTTGCGTCTACCGATGAGGTCATCGATAAGCTCTCGGTGCGGGCTTCGCTGTACGGGTACGATAAGGCGCTGGATATCCTGGTGCAGATCCGGCATGCGAACCTGAAGAAATTATAA
- a CDS encoding prefoldin subunit beta, which translates to MNNLSPKMQNQLAMLQQIQQQLQTILQQKAQYEMAVREAKRAEEEIADSAEDAVMYMTVGTIMMQKKKADISAKLTEKVETLELRIKSLEKQEKMLQGKFEQMQATLKAAIEGKGAPSAA; encoded by the coding sequence ATGAACAACCTTTCACCTAAGATGCAGAACCAGCTTGCCATGCTCCAGCAGATCCAGCAGCAGCTCCAGACCATCCTCCAGCAGAAGGCCCAGTACGAGATGGCCGTCCGCGAAGCAAAGCGAGCCGAGGAAGAGATTGCTGATTCTGCGGAAGACGCTGTCATGTACATGACGGTTGGCACCATCATGATGCAGAAGAAGAAAGCGGATATCTCTGCAAAACTGACCGAGAAGGTCGAGACGCTCGAGCTCCGGATCAAGTCCCTCGAGAAGCAGGAGAAGATGCTCCAGGGCAAGTTCGAGCAGATGCAGGCAACACTCAAGGCCGCAATCGAGGGCAAGGGCGCCCCGAGTGCAGCATAA
- a CDS encoding KEOPS complex subunit Pcc1, with protein sequence MPHHDVVFRFITPGAGRILRALEPELADEVNPRSRVRCQLDGDTTLVLRVEADDTSSLRAALNMYLRLVNVADEMQQVGTGTDKKEDGPSRE encoded by the coding sequence ATGCCGCACCATGACGTGGTCTTCAGGTTCATAACTCCCGGGGCCGGCCGGATCCTCCGGGCCCTTGAGCCGGAACTTGCCGATGAAGTGAACCCGCGGTCCCGGGTCCGGTGCCAGCTGGATGGCGACACTACCCTGGTCCTTCGGGTAGAAGCGGATGACACATCCTCGCTCCGGGCCGCTCTCAACATGTACCTGCGCCTCGTGAATGTTGCCGACGAGATGCAGCAGGTAGGAACGGGTACCGATAAAAAGGAAGACGGCCCATCCCGGGAATAA
- a CDS encoding DNA-directed RNA polymerase subunit P → MASTYKCARCKQKVEIDVNVRCPYCGHRILFKERGAAIKELKAR, encoded by the coding sequence ATGGCTAGCACATACAAATGCGCACGGTGTAAGCAGAAGGTTGAGATCGACGTCAATGTGCGGTGTCCCTACTGTGGCCACCGGATTCTCTTCAAAGAGCGCGGCGCGGCGATCAAGGAACTCAAAGCCCGCTAA
- a CDS encoding 50S ribosomal protein L37ae has protein sequence MASSSTHKAKGKVTGSAGRFGCRYGRFVRKRVCDIEKISRALHRCPKCDMVSVARKGTGIWECRKCGYKFAGGTYVPVTPTMKIAQRAIDRTTEQTRK, from the coding sequence ATGGCAAGTTCATCAACTCATAAGGCAAAGGGAAAAGTCACCGGCAGCGCAGGACGTTTCGGCTGCCGGTATGGTCGATTTGTGCGCAAGCGAGTATGTGATATCGAGAAGATCTCCCGTGCACTCCACCGCTGCCCCAAGTGCGATATGGTATCCGTAGCGCGCAAGGGAACCGGTATCTGGGAATGCCGCAAGTGCGGATACAAATTCGCCGGCGGTACCTACGTGCCCGTAACCCCGACCATGAAGATTGCGCAGCGCGCGATCGACCGCACAACTGAACAGACCAGGAAATAA
- a CDS encoding ribosome assembly factor SBDS, protein MIPLERAVVARLESFGEKFEILVDPDQAALVRQGQAVDIEDVVAALNVFGNASKATRASDETLIKVFHTTDFNTVARRIIEKGEIHLTSDQRKHMVEEKRRQVITFIARNAVNPQTGHPHPPHRIEMAMEEARVNIDPFKHLDEQVKETVKALRPLLPIRFEELRLAIKIPGDFAAKAYGDIAAGSTMEKDEWLKDGSWVCVVRIPAGIQIEFYDLINKLTKGEGQVKILNQVY, encoded by the coding sequence ATGATTCCGCTTGAACGGGCAGTAGTGGCGCGGCTGGAAAGTTTCGGCGAGAAGTTCGAGATCCTTGTCGACCCTGACCAGGCCGCACTCGTCAGGCAGGGGCAGGCAGTCGATATTGAGGACGTGGTTGCGGCCCTCAATGTGTTCGGGAACGCCTCGAAGGCTACCCGGGCCTCGGATGAAACGCTCATAAAGGTCTTCCATACCACCGACTTCAACACGGTTGCACGGCGGATCATAGAGAAAGGGGAGATCCACCTCACTTCCGACCAGCGCAAGCACATGGTCGAAGAGAAGCGCCGGCAGGTCATCACGTTCATTGCCCGGAATGCGGTCAACCCCCAGACGGGCCACCCGCACCCGCCGCACCGGATCGAGATGGCCATGGAAGAGGCCCGGGTGAATATCGATCCCTTCAAGCATCTCGACGAGCAGGTCAAGGAGACGGTCAAGGCCCTGCGCCCCCTCCTCCCGATACGGTTCGAAGAACTCCGGCTCGCCATCAAGATCCCCGGAGATTTCGCTGCAAAAGCGTACGGGGACATTGCCGCAGGCTCGACCATGGAAAAGGACGAGTGGCTCAAGGACGGGTCCTGGGTCTGCGTTGTCCGCATCCCGGCCGGGATCCAGATTGAGTTCTATGATCTCATCAACAAGCTCACCAAGGGTGAGGGACAGGTCAAGATCCTCAATCAAGTATATTAG
- the psmA gene encoding archaeal proteasome endopeptidase complex subunit alpha, which produces MQPQYQMGYDRAITVFSPDGRLYQVEYAREAVKRGTTAVGIKAKDGVVLIVDKRVSSKLLEASSIEKIFKIDEHIGVASSGLVGDARALVDRARVECQINRVSYDEPIEVEALSKKLCDHMQSLTQYGGIRPYGTALLIAGVSDGECRLFETDPSGTLLEYKATGIGIGRPAAMKVFEEEYNPEAEVKDVILLGLKALHSATEGKFDVDQVEIGVIGKENPVFRKMSREEVASFVEQFKP; this is translated from the coding sequence ATGCAACCACAATATCAGATGGGATATGACCGGGCGATCACCGTTTTTTCACCCGACGGAAGACTCTACCAGGTAGAGTACGCCCGTGAAGCAGTAAAGCGCGGAACAACCGCAGTCGGTATCAAGGCAAAAGACGGTGTTGTCCTCATTGTCGACAAACGCGTCAGCTCAAAACTCCTCGAAGCCTCATCCATCGAGAAGATCTTCAAGATCGACGAGCACATCGGGGTCGCATCCTCCGGTCTCGTCGGCGATGCCCGGGCACTTGTTGACCGGGCCCGGGTGGAGTGCCAGATCAACCGCGTCTCGTACGACGAGCCTATCGAAGTCGAGGCCCTCTCCAAGAAACTCTGCGACCACATGCAGTCGCTCACCCAGTATGGCGGCATCCGCCCGTACGGCACCGCCCTCCTCATTGCGGGCGTAAGCGATGGCGAATGCCGGCTCTTCGAGACCGATCCCTCGGGAACTCTCCTCGAGTACAAGGCTACCGGTATCGGCATTGGCCGCCCTGCAGCTATGAAGGTCTTTGAAGAGGAGTACAACCCCGAAGCCGAGGTCAAGGATGTCATCCTCCTCGGCCTCAAGGCGCTCCACTCTGCCACGGAAGGCAAGTTCGATGTGGACCAGGTCGAGATTGGCGTTATCGGCAAGGAGAACCCGGTCTTCCGCAAGATGAGCCGGGAAGAAGTGGCCTCCTTTGTCGAGCAGTTCAAGCCGTGA
- a CDS encoding Rpp14/Pop5 family protein, whose amino-acid sequence MSVRPPTLRENRRYILARVQPTGTPIDQKELYYAISDAVTSLWGDGMAAVITPAVVAAEGDYVFIRCRRGTERELAIALSTVTGCRETKLALRILATSGTMESLRERKNGMSPPVPAGQPPAKPAAGIPSGTPEIPEQLPEATAEVPEYQIGGVAYTVTHCDGQKVDVIEKGFKNTNRLFLTRPDLEKS is encoded by the coding sequence ATGAGCGTCCGGCCGCCAACCCTCCGGGAGAACCGGCGCTACATCCTCGCCCGCGTCCAGCCTACGGGTACGCCCATCGACCAGAAAGAGCTCTATTACGCGATATCCGATGCCGTCACCTCGCTCTGGGGTGACGGGATGGCAGCAGTGATCACCCCGGCGGTTGTTGCCGCGGAAGGGGATTATGTCTTCATCCGGTGCCGGCGCGGGACCGAGCGGGAACTCGCCATCGCACTCTCGACCGTCACCGGTTGCCGTGAGACAAAACTCGCCCTCCGGATCCTTGCCACTTCAGGTACCATGGAGAGCCTGCGGGAACGGAAGAATGGCATGTCCCCACCGGTACCTGCCGGGCAACCTCCCGCGAAACCTGCGGCGGGAATCCCATCCGGAACGCCGGAGATTCCCGAACAACTCCCTGAAGCCACGGCCGAAGTTCCGGAGTACCAGATTGGCGGGGTTGCGTACACCGTTACCCATTGTGACGGTCAGAAGGTTGATGTAATTGAAAAGGGATTTAAAAATACAAACCGATTGTTCTTAACAAGACCGGATCTGGAGAAATCATAA
- a CDS encoding RNase P subunit p30 family protein — translation MKITDAAVFVHPNGDSSVRRMALEAKALGFDSIVAMDAPSCEYEGITVYSGRCIRDRAMRDVIARVKQARDTDSVISVQAGDNGFNRAALGLKGVHILRGIQSAEKTAFDHVAAKMAADNRVAIDLDLSPLISARGIARQRVIHRYLDIQVLEQRFEFPLTLSSHARSILDLRSAREITGLCSLLGMDTEDVARALGGIGFLETPAPAAVRVIG, via the coding sequence ATGAAGATCACCGATGCCGCAGTTTTTGTGCACCCGAACGGTGACTCGTCAGTCCGCAGGATGGCACTTGAAGCAAAAGCGCTTGGCTTTGACAGCATCGTTGCCATGGATGCACCCTCGTGTGAATACGAAGGAATTACCGTGTATTCCGGTCGCTGCATCCGCGACCGGGCAATGCGCGACGTGATTGCCCGGGTCAAACAGGCAAGGGATACCGATTCCGTCATATCGGTGCAGGCCGGGGACAACGGGTTCAACCGGGCCGCGCTCGGGCTCAAGGGGGTACATATCCTCCGCGGGATCCAGTCTGCCGAGAAGACGGCGTTCGATCATGTTGCGGCCAAGATGGCTGCCGACAACCGGGTAGCAATCGACCTCGACCTGTCCCCTCTTATCTCAGCCCGGGGCATAGCAAGGCAGCGGGTAATCCATCGCTACCTGGATATCCAGGTCCTGGAGCAGCGCTTCGAGTTCCCGCTGACCCTCTCGTCCCATGCCCGCTCGATCCTGGACCTGCGGTCCGCCCGGGAGATCACGGGACTCTGCTCGCTCCTCGGGATGGATACGGAAGACGTTGCCCGGGCTCTCGGGGGCATCGGTTTTCTCGAAACACCAGCCCCTGCGGCAGTGCGGGTGATCGGATGA
- a CDS encoding 50S ribosomal protein L15e has translation MVKSMYAFVREAWKVPADSGVKELLWNRMQEWRREGSVVRIERPTRIDRARSLGYKAKQGIAVARVQVRRGGRRASRYVRARRSARMGKNRLTAGKSIQRIAEERASKKFPNMEVLNSYWVGQDGKLKYYEVILVDGHHPSIRADKNLKWLASPTHRGRAERGKTSAGLKGRGMLTRGKGTEKTRPSIRSHANQGK, from the coding sequence ATGGTAAAATCAATGTACGCCTTCGTCAGGGAGGCATGGAAAGTACCGGCAGACAGCGGAGTGAAAGAACTCCTCTGGAACCGCATGCAGGAATGGCGCCGTGAGGGCAGTGTAGTCCGTATCGAGCGCCCGACCCGTATCGACCGCGCACGGTCGCTCGGTTACAAGGCAAAGCAGGGCATTGCTGTTGCACGTGTCCAGGTCCGCCGCGGCGGCCGCAGGGCATCCCGGTATGTCCGTGCACGCCGGTCTGCCCGCATGGGTAAGAACCGCCTGACTGCCGGCAAGAGCATCCAGCGCATTGCCGAAGAGCGCGCATCCAAGAAATTCCCCAACATGGAAGTGCTCAACTCCTACTGGGTAGGACAGGACGGGAAGCTGAAATACTACGAAGTCATCCTCGTTGACGGCCACCACCCCTCGATCAGGGCAGACAAGAACCTGAAGTGGCTCGCAAGCCCGACCCACCGCGGCCGTGCCGAGCGTGGAAAGACCTCAGCCGGTCTCAAGGGCCGGGGTATGCTGACCCGTGGAAAGGGTACCGAGAAGACCCGCCCGAGCATCCGCTCACATGCAAACCAGGGCAAATAA